A stretch of Arthrobacter sunyaminii DNA encodes these proteins:
- a CDS encoding ABC transporter ATP-binding protein gives MTPHVLSAQNLTKSYGQGENRFDALKGVSLAVESGESLAIVGKSGSGKSTLMHLLALLDSPDEGTISVKGQDARSLGKNELNELRNRDFGFVFQQFFLTPNSSVLDNVVLPLMIAGVKPAERKRRGMEALERLEMADKAKNKATDLSGGQKQRVVIARALVNNPSVIFADEPTGNLDTATGAVVEDILFSLNREQGITLITVTHDTDLAARCSRQFYIKDGREVSADELISTTITTGASA, from the coding sequence ATGACACCACACGTACTCAGCGCGCAGAACCTGACGAAATCGTACGGGCAGGGGGAAAACAGGTTTGATGCCCTGAAGGGCGTCAGCCTGGCCGTGGAAAGCGGCGAGTCCCTTGCGATTGTCGGCAAGAGCGGTTCGGGAAAGTCCACCCTCATGCACCTGCTCGCCCTGCTGGACAGCCCCGACGAGGGGACCATTTCCGTCAAGGGCCAGGATGCGCGTTCGCTGGGAAAAAATGAGCTGAACGAACTGCGCAACCGGGATTTCGGTTTCGTGTTCCAGCAGTTCTTCCTCACCCCCAACTCCTCCGTGCTGGACAATGTTGTGCTGCCGCTGATGATTGCCGGAGTGAAGCCCGCTGAACGCAAGCGCCGCGGCATGGAGGCGCTGGAACGCCTGGAAATGGCGGACAAGGCCAAGAACAAGGCCACTGACCTCTCCGGCGGCCAGAAGCAGCGCGTGGTCATTGCCCGCGCCCTGGTCAACAATCCGTCGGTGATTTTCGCCGATGAACCCACCGGCAACCTGGACACCGCCACCGGCGCCGTCGTGGAAGACATTCTGTTCTCGCTGAACAGGGAACAGGGCATCACCCTGATTACCGTCACGCACGACACGGATCTCGCGGCCCGCTGCAGCCGCCAGTTCTACATCAAGGACGGACGTGAAGTGTCCGCCGATGAACTCATCTCGACCACCATCACCACAGGGGCCTCAGCATGA
- a CDS encoding alpha/beta hydrolase has protein sequence MSALSLAPALILLVAGAFIPGCRPVRPTDGGALASRLPARPGTAAPALSVPARSAPSRAFGTGTPGQPDLHTVGDGDALLRLPAVRSGSPDPLEEPLPLLVILHGAGSDAAKGMSKLAALADELGVVLLAPISRSSTWDAVRGSYGADVRQINSALEDTFAKVRIDPGRIGVAGFSDGASYALGLGLANGDLFTRVLAFSPGFIPGGPCRGAPRFFVSHGIGDDILPIHVTARKIVPALESDGHPVTYREFDGGHAVPQQIAREALDWLGW, from the coding sequence ATGTCTGCGCTCTCATTAGCCCCGGCACTGATTCTGCTGGTTGCCGGTGCCTTCATTCCGGGATGCCGCCCCGTGCGTCCCACTGACGGCGGAGCCCTGGCATCCCGCCTGCCTGCCCGCCCGGGTACAGCTGCTCCGGCACTGTCCGTCCCCGCCCGGTCCGCCCCCTCCCGGGCCTTCGGCACAGGGACGCCCGGACAGCCGGACCTGCACACGGTAGGCGATGGGGACGCGCTGCTTAGGCTTCCGGCGGTTCGTTCCGGTTCGCCGGATCCACTGGAGGAACCCCTGCCGCTGCTGGTCATCCTGCACGGGGCCGGGTCAGATGCCGCCAAGGGAATGTCAAAGCTGGCGGCGCTGGCCGATGAACTCGGGGTCGTGCTGCTGGCGCCGATTTCCCGCTCCAGCACGTGGGATGCGGTGCGGGGAAGTTACGGCGCCGATGTGCGCCAGATCAACAGTGCACTGGAGGACACTTTCGCCAAGGTGCGCATCGATCCCGGGCGGATCGGTGTTGCCGGCTTTTCCGACGGCGCCTCCTATGCCTTAGGCCTGGGGCTGGCCAACGGGGATCTCTTCACGCGTGTCCTGGCGTTTTCGCCGGGCTTTATCCCCGGCGGACCGTGCCGCGGGGCTCCGCGGTTCTTTGTCTCCCACGGCATCGGCGACGATATCCTGCCTATCCATGTGACTGCCCGCAAGATTGTGCCGGCGCTGGAGAGCGACGGGCACCCGGTCACCTACCGGGAGTTCGACGGCGGCCACGCCGTTCCGCAGCAGATCGCCCGGGAGGCGCTGGACTGGCTGGGCTGGTAG
- a CDS encoding LysE family translocator: MDFQQFAGFAIVSVTLAMTPGADWAYCISSGLRDRRIAPAVAGLSAGYLLHTALIVAGLAALIAATPQLLAGLTLLGAAYLLWLGISTLRTWRSAGFTTTTAGSAGSGAGGSAGGAGPALPGGAEPALPGGAAPESIDAGGRLATLAPPIPVRPGPARRGGRQDFFKGLGTSGTNPKALLLYLALIPQFVDANAGLAVPLQTLVLGLSHFGVSVLVYTCVALAARRLLRSRPGGARAVTLASGVLMVCLSLVLLAEQGASLIG; this comes from the coding sequence ATGGATTTTCAGCAATTCGCGGGCTTTGCGATCGTCTCCGTCACCCTGGCCATGACTCCGGGGGCCGACTGGGCATATTGCATCTCCTCCGGCCTGCGCGACCGAAGGATTGCACCCGCCGTGGCCGGGCTGTCCGCCGGCTATCTTTTACACACCGCACTGATCGTCGCCGGACTCGCGGCGCTGATTGCCGCCACCCCGCAGCTCCTGGCCGGCCTAACACTGCTCGGTGCGGCTTACCTGCTCTGGCTGGGGATTTCCACGCTGCGCACCTGGCGTTCGGCCGGTTTTACGACGACGACGGCGGGTTCCGCGGGTTCCGGTGCCGGCGGGTCGGCCGGCGGTGCGGGACCCGCCCTGCCCGGTGGTGCGGAACCTGCCCTGCCCGGCGGTGCGGCGCCGGAATCGATTGACGCCGGAGGCAGGCTGGCCACCCTCGCCCCTCCGATTCCTGTCCGCCCCGGGCCTGCCCGCCGCGGGGGCCGGCAGGACTTCTTCAAGGGGTTGGGCACCAGCGGCACCAACCCGAAGGCGCTGCTGCTCTATCTGGCGCTCATCCCGCAGTTTGTGGATGCCAATGCCGGCCTGGCCGTACCGCTGCAGACCCTGGTCCTGGGCCTGTCCCACTTTGGCGTGTCCGTGCTGGTCTACACCTGTGTTGCCCTTGCGGCCCGACGGCTGCTGCGCTCGCGGCCGGGCGGTGCCCGTGCCGTCACGCTGGCCAGCGGTGTCCTGATGGTTTGCCTGTCCCTGGTGCTGCTCGCTGAACAGGGCGCTTCCCTGATCGGTTAA
- a CDS encoding Lrp/AsnC family transcriptional regulator: protein MIDAIDHEILRLLQIDGRMSATALAAEVGLTVAPCHRRIKELERKGVLTGYRAVVDPAAVGLSFQALVFVTLRDRAQMLTFEKAVGLHEQIVKADRLFGDPDFLLKVIAADLLGYQQFYDEVLVGLPGVEKLTSTIVMKTVKEEAGLPL, encoded by the coding sequence GTGATTGACGCTATTGACCATGAAATTTTGCGCCTGCTTCAAATTGACGGGCGGATGAGTGCCACGGCGCTTGCTGCTGAGGTGGGGCTGACGGTTGCGCCCTGCCACCGCCGCATCAAGGAGCTTGAACGCAAGGGAGTGCTGACGGGCTATCGTGCCGTGGTTGATCCCGCCGCCGTCGGGCTGAGTTTTCAGGCTTTGGTGTTCGTAACCCTGCGCGACCGCGCGCAGATGCTTACCTTTGAGAAGGCAGTGGGCCTTCACGAACAGATCGTGAAGGCGGACAGGCTTTTCGGGGATCCGGATTTCCTGCTCAAGGTCATCGCGGCGGATCTCCTCGGCTACCAGCAGTTCTACGATGAAGTGCTCGTGGGCCTGCCAGGAGTCGAGAAGCTCACCAGCACCATCGTGATGAAAACCGTGAAGGAAGAAGCCGGCCTGCCGCTGTGA
- a CDS encoding alpha/beta family hydrolase produces MPAQSEHLTVAVGEGKVSAVCAQPADPWASMVVAHGAGSGMEHPFLTGFTDAMNDSGVATWRFNFPYREAGKKFPDRAPAAIETWRALMSAAEDRADGLPVWACGKSFGGRMASMAVAEGMQAAGLVFLGYPLHPPGKPEKLRDEHLYGLSLPMLFLQGTRDPFALPGELEPVAERIGQSAVVERIDGGNHMFEVRGNKRAQEQIGASLAAPVLDFMRGHQSRS; encoded by the coding sequence ATGCCAGCTCAGTCCGAACATCTCACCGTGGCGGTCGGTGAGGGTAAAGTCAGCGCCGTCTGCGCACAGCCCGCTGATCCGTGGGCGTCCATGGTCGTGGCGCACGGCGCCGGTTCCGGCATGGAGCACCCGTTCCTCACCGGGTTTACCGATGCAATGAACGACAGCGGTGTGGCCACCTGGCGGTTCAACTTCCCCTACCGGGAGGCCGGGAAGAAATTCCCGGACCGAGCCCCGGCAGCGATTGAGACGTGGCGCGCGCTGATGTCCGCCGCTGAGGACCGTGCCGACGGATTACCTGTGTGGGCGTGCGGAAAGTCCTTTGGCGGGCGGATGGCGTCCATGGCCGTGGCCGAGGGGATGCAGGCAGCGGGACTGGTGTTCCTGGGCTATCCGCTGCATCCGCCGGGCAAACCCGAAAAGCTGCGCGACGAGCACCTGTACGGGCTTTCCCTGCCCATGCTGTTCCTGCAGGGCACCCGGGATCCCTTCGCGTTGCCGGGCGAGCTGGAACCGGTGGCGGAGCGGATCGGCCAGTCCGCCGTCGTCGAACGGATTGACGGCGGAAACCACATGTTCGAAGTGCGCGGGAACAAGCGGGCGCAGGAGCAGATCGGTGCATCTCTGGCAGCGCCGGTGCTCGACTTCATGCGGGGCCATCAAAGCCGCAGCTAA
- a CDS encoding flavin reductase family protein — translation MRTDFDPAAMGGRSFYRLLTSVVVPRPIARVSTVSADGVDNLAPHSFFTVASVNPPVVSFTSVGEKDSLRNIRETGEFVISLAPENLFEAVNATGTGFTAEVSEFDAAGIAREPSATVRPPRVAGSPAALECRLREIHPVGDCFVVYGDITFAAIQTDVLDGDSHPRIDKLRPLSRLGLNEWGTVGEVREITRIRPEEWPGHYRGDQLQ, via the coding sequence ATGAGAACGGATTTCGATCCGGCCGCCATGGGCGGCCGCAGTTTCTACCGGCTGCTTACCTCCGTGGTGGTGCCGCGCCCCATCGCCCGGGTTTCGACGGTCTCGGCCGACGGCGTGGACAACCTGGCACCGCATTCCTTCTTCACCGTCGCCTCGGTCAACCCGCCGGTGGTGTCCTTCACCTCGGTGGGCGAGAAGGATTCGCTGCGGAACATCCGCGAGACGGGCGAGTTTGTCATCAGTCTCGCCCCGGAGAACCTGTTTGAGGCGGTCAACGCGACCGGCACCGGTTTCACCGCGGAGGTCAGCGAGTTCGATGCCGCCGGGATTGCCCGGGAGCCCAGTGCCACGGTGCGGCCTCCCCGCGTTGCAGGCTCTCCGGCTGCTCTTGAATGCCGGCTGCGGGAGATTCATCCAGTGGGCGACTGTTTTGTGGTCTACGGCGATATCACCTTTGCGGCCATCCAAACGGACGTGCTCGACGGCGATTCCCACCCGCGCATCGACAAGCTGCGGCCGCTCTCCCGGCTCGGTTTGAACGAGTGGGGTACCGTCGGCGAGGTCCGGGAGATTACCCGGATCCGGCCCGAAGAATGGCCGGGTCATTACCGGGGCGACCAACTCCAGTAG